Proteins co-encoded in one Magnetococcales bacterium genomic window:
- the htpG gene encoding molecular chaperone HtpG, producing the protein MSEAVGKETRQFQTEVRQLLDLMIHSLYSNKEVFLRELISNSSDAVDKLRFEALSNQGLYEDAPDLSIRIAFDKEARTVTVSDNGIGMSRDEVISNIGTIAKSGTREFFKSLTGDQAKDASLIGQFGVGFYSSFIVADRVTLKTRRAGQPVQEGVLWSSAGDGEYTLETLEKPTRGTEVTLHLREGEDEFLDDWRLRSIIRKFSDHVSLPILMEKKPFDAGATGDDEASADKTEADKKESQEPKPPEWETVNKASAIWTRAKSDIKEEEYKEFYKHVSHDFEEPLTYLHVRLEGKYEYTLLLYIPKKAPFDLWDRERKHGVKLYVRRVFIMDGAEELMPRYLRFVRGIIDSTDLPLNVSREILQKNPMVDAMRKGSINKVFGMLEEMTEKEPEKYAEFWKTFGTVFKEGVVEDYANRERLAKLLRFSTTHTDSDQQNVSLADYVSRMKPEQEKIYYVNGENHNACKNSPHIEIFRKKGIEVLLLSDRVDEWMVNHLHEFQGKQLQAVTKGNLDLGKLEDEKEKQSHQEVDASFKDVVEKVKKVLGETIKDVRVSHRLTDSPACLVGEEYDMTATMERILKEAGQKLPNSKRILELNPTHPLITRLQGEQDETRFGNLSRILHDQALLSEGGQLENPADFVRRLNGLLLEMAGG; encoded by the coding sequence ATGAGCGAGGCAGTCGGCAAAGAGACAAGGCAGTTCCAAACCGAGGTTCGGCAATTGTTGGATCTGATGATCCACTCCTTGTACAGCAACAAGGAGGTGTTCCTGCGAGAGCTGATTTCCAACAGCTCCGACGCCGTGGACAAGTTGCGTTTCGAGGCATTGTCCAATCAGGGACTCTACGAAGATGCCCCTGACCTCTCCATCCGTATCGCTTTTGACAAGGAAGCACGCACCGTCACGGTCTCCGACAACGGCATCGGCATGAGTCGGGATGAAGTGATCAGCAACATTGGCACCATCGCCAAATCCGGTACCCGGGAATTTTTCAAATCCTTGACCGGTGACCAGGCCAAGGACGCCTCCCTGATTGGTCAGTTCGGCGTGGGTTTTTATTCCTCATTCATTGTCGCGGATCGGGTCACCCTGAAGACACGCCGGGCCGGTCAACCCGTCCAGGAAGGGGTGTTGTGGAGTTCCGCCGGCGATGGCGAATATACCCTCGAAACCCTGGAAAAGCCGACCCGAGGCACCGAAGTCACCCTGCATCTGCGGGAAGGCGAGGATGAATTCCTCGATGACTGGCGGCTGCGTTCCATCATTCGCAAATTTTCCGATCATGTCTCCCTTCCCATCCTGATGGAAAAGAAGCCGTTCGATGCCGGTGCCACCGGGGATGATGAAGCATCCGCCGACAAGACAGAGGCCGACAAAAAAGAGTCCCAAGAACCCAAACCCCCGGAGTGGGAAACCGTCAACAAGGCCTCGGCCATCTGGACCCGTGCCAAGAGCGACATCAAGGAAGAAGAGTACAAGGAGTTTTATAAACACGTCTCCCATGACTTTGAAGAACCCCTGACCTACCTGCATGTCCGTCTCGAAGGCAAGTATGAGTACACCCTGCTGCTGTACATTCCCAAAAAGGCCCCCTTCGACCTGTGGGATCGTGAGCGCAAACATGGTGTCAAACTCTATGTGCGGCGGGTGTTCATCATGGATGGGGCGGAAGAACTCATGCCCCGCTACCTCCGTTTTGTACGCGGCATCATCGACTCCACGGATCTGCCTCTCAACGTATCCCGGGAAATTCTGCAAAAAAATCCCATGGTCGATGCCATGCGCAAGGGATCGATCAACAAGGTCTTCGGCATGCTGGAAGAGATGACCGAAAAAGAGCCGGAAAAATATGCCGAATTCTGGAAAACGTTCGGTACCGTCTTCAAGGAAGGGGTTGTCGAGGACTATGCCAATCGGGAACGGCTTGCCAAGCTGTTGCGTTTTTCCACCACCCATACCGACAGCGACCAACAGAATGTCTCCCTGGCGGATTATGTCTCCCGCATGAAGCCCGAGCAGGAAAAAATCTACTACGTCAATGGCGAAAACCATAACGCCTGCAAGAACAGTCCCCACATTGAAATTTTCCGGAAAAAAGGGATTGAGGTCCTGCTTCTGTCTGACCGGGTGGATGAGTGGATGGTCAACCACCTGCATGAATTCCAGGGAAAACAGCTTCAGGCCGTGACCAAGGGCAATCTGGACCTGGGCAAGCTGGAAGATGAAAAAGAAAAACAGAGCCACCAGGAAGTGGATGCCAGCTTCAAGGATGTCGTGGAAAAGGTAAAGAAAGTATTGGGCGAAACGATCAAGGATGTTCGGGTCAGCCATCGTCTGACCGACTCGCCGGCCTGTCTGGTCGGGGAAGAGTACGACATGACCGCCACCATGGAACGCATTCTCAAGGAGGCCGGCCAAAAGTTGCCCAATTCAAAACGCATCCTGGAACTCAATCCGACCCATCCCCTGATCACCCGCCTGCAAGGCGAACAGGACGAAACCCGCTTCGGCAACCTGAGCCGGATTTTGCACGATCAGGCCCTGTTGAGCGAAGGCGGCCAACTGGAAAATCCCGCCGATTTTGTCCGGCGCTTGAACGGATTGCTCCTGGAAATGGCCGGCGGCTGA